A segment of the Amycolatopsis thermophila genome:
ACGTTCCTGCGCCAGATGGAGGAGAACCTGGCGCTGGCCAAGGACAAGGGCGTCAAGATCGTCACCAACGCAGGCGGCCTCAACCCGGCCGGGCTGGCCGACGCGATCCGGGAGCTGGCGAAGCGCCTGGGCCTGGACATCGCCGTCGCCCACGTCGAGGGCGACGACCTGCTGTCCCGAGTGGACGAACTGGGCCTGGGGAAACCGTTGACCGCCAACGCCTACCTCGGCGGCTGGGGCATCGCCGCGTGCCTGGAGCGCGGCGCGGACGTGGTCGTGACCGGGCGCGTCACCGACGCGTCGCTGGTCGTCGGCCCGGCCGCCGCGCACTTCGGCTGGGCCCGCGACGACTACGACGCCCTCGCCGGCGCCGTGGCCGCCGGGCACGTCATCGAGTGCGGCGCGCAGGCCACCGGCGGCAACTACGCGTTCTTCACCGAGCAGGACACCGGCACACCGGGCTTCCCCATCGCGGAGATCTCCGCCGACGGATCCAGCGTGATCACCAAGCACCCGGGCACCGGGGGTGCGGTGACCGCCGGCACCGTGATCGCCCAGCTGCTGTACGAGATCGCCGGCGCCCGGTACGCCGGACCGGACGTCACCGCCCGGTTCGACACCCTGACCCTGACCGAGGAGGGTCCGGACCGGGTGCGGATCTCCGGCACCCGCGGCGAGGCCCCGCCGTCCACGCTCAAGGTGTGCCTGAACACCCTGGGCGGCTTCCGCAACGAGACCACGTTCGTCCTCACCGGACTGGACGTCGACGCCAAGGCCGCGCTGGTGCGCGACCAGCTCGAGCAGGCGCTGAAGGACCGCCCGCCGGCCGAGATCCGCTGGACCCTGGCGCGCACCGACCACGAGGACGCCGACACCGAGCAGCGGGCCAGCGCCCTGCTGCACTGCGCCGTCAGGGACGCCGACCCCAAGGTGGCCGGGCGCGCGTTCAGCGGCGCGGCGATCGAACTGGCCCTGGCCAGCTACCCCGGCTTCCACGTCACCGCGCCACCCTCGGACGCCTCGCCCTACGGCGTCTACACCGCGTCGTACGTGGACGCCGCCGAGGTTCCGCACGTGGCCGTCCTGCCCGACGGCTCGCGGGTGGACATCGCGCCCGCGGCT
Coding sequences within it:
- a CDS encoding acyclic terpene utilization AtuA family protein, with the protein product MSDVLRVGNASGFYGDRFSAVREMLTGGPLDVLTGDYLAELTMLILGRDRLKDPCRGYAKTFLRQMEENLALAKDKGVKIVTNAGGLNPAGLADAIRELAKRLGLDIAVAHVEGDDLLSRVDELGLGKPLTANAYLGGWGIAACLERGADVVVTGRVTDASLVVGPAAAHFGWARDDYDALAGAVAAGHVIECGAQATGGNYAFFTEQDTGTPGFPIAEISADGSSVITKHPGTGGAVTAGTVIAQLLYEIAGARYAGPDVTARFDTLTLTEEGPDRVRISGTRGEAPPSTLKVCLNTLGGFRNETTFVLTGLDVDAKAALVRDQLEQALKDRPPAEIRWTLARTDHEDADTEQRASALLHCAVRDADPKVAGRAFSGAAIELALASYPGFHVTAPPSDASPYGVYTASYVDAAEVPHVAVLPDGSRVDIAPAADTLSLSEVDEPELPEPLPAGPARRAPLGTILGARSGDKGGDANLGVWVRSDEAWRWLAHHLTVGEFQRLLPETADLTVRRYVLPNLRALNFVVEGLLGQGVASQARFDPQAKAFGEWLRSRHADIPEVLL